DNA sequence from the bacterium genome:
TTCCCCGCACCGGCAGCCACATAATCCCATCTGGCGACAAACCGCCGCCGGCAACGATGAAGTGCAGATGCGGATGATACGCCAAATCGCGCGCCCAGGTTTGCAGCACGCCGAAGAAGCCAAGCTGGCCGCCGACGAATTTGGGATCACGCGCCAGCTTCTGTAAGGCGGCGGCAGCCGTCTGGAAGAAGAGGCTGTAGATGAACGCTTGGTTGCTGCGCACCACGGCGTTGAGCGTATCCGGCAAGGTGATGGTGAGCATGAAGTACATCACCGGCAGCAGCAGCGCGCTCTGCATCTTGAGCCATTCATCGGCTTTGCCGTTGCCGCATTTTGGACAATGCCGATCCTGGCAGGAGTGATAACTGTAGCGATA
Encoded proteins:
- a CDS encoding transposase zinc-binding domain-containing protein, with product MPPRHRTVMQKIQACRTEELGGEIFLCEPCQEYRYSYHSCQDRHCPKCGNGKADEWLKMQSALLLPVMYFMLTITLPDTLNAVVRSNQAFIYSLFFQTAAAALQKLARDPKFVGGQLGFFGVLQTWARDLAYHPHLHFIVAGGGLSPDGIMWLPVRG